One Cervus canadensis isolate Bull #8, Minnesota chromosome 1, ASM1932006v1, whole genome shotgun sequence genomic window carries:
- the WFIKKN2 gene encoding WAP, Kazal, immunoglobulin, Kunitz and NTR domain-containing protein 2 isoform X1: MWALRGCRSWSLWGQGAALLLLLLGVPPQGLTLPPLRYSHAGICPNDMNPNLWVDAQSTCKRECQTDQECETYEKCCPNVCGTKSCVAARYMDVKGKKGPVGMPKEATCDHFMCLQQGSECDIWDGQPVCKCRDRCEKEPSFTCASDGLTYYNRCYMDAEACSKGITLAVVTCRYHFTWPNTSPSPPETTVHPTTASPETPGLDATAPALLNHPAHQSVTVGETVSFLCDVVGRPRPEITWEKQLEDRENVVMRPNHVRGNVVVTNIAQLVIYNAQPQDAGIYTCTARNAAGVLRADFPLSVVSGGQASATAESSPNGTAFPTAECLKPPDSDDCGEEQTRWYFDAQANNCLTFTFGHCHRNRNHFETYEACMLACMSGSLAVCSLPALQGPCKAYEPRWAYNSQTGQCQSFVYGGCEGNGNNFESREDCEESCPFPRGNQRCRACKPRQKLVTSFCRSDFVILGRISELTEEPDSGRALVTVDEVLKDEKMGLKFLGREPLEVTLLHMDWTCPCPNVTVGEMPLIIMGEVDGGMAMLRPDSFVGASSTRRARKLREVMHKKTCDVLKDFPGLQ, translated from the exons ATGTGGGCCCTGCGGGGCTGCCGTTCCTGGTccctctgggggcagggggcagcccTGCTGTTACTGCTGCTTGGGGTGCCCCCTCAAGGCTTGACCCTGCCACCCCTCCGATACTCTCACGCTGGCATCTGTCCCAACGACATGAATCCCAACCTCTGGGTGGATGCCCAGAGCACCTGCAAGCGGGAATGTCAGACGGACCAG GAGTGTGAGACCTATGAGAAGTGCTGCCCCAACGTGTGTGGGACCAAGAGCTGTGTGGCGGCTCGCTACATGGATGTGAAGGGGAAGAAGGGCCCTGTGGGCATGCCCAAGGAGGCCACATGCGACCATTTCATGTGTCTGCAGCAGGGCTCTGAATGTGACATCTGGGATGGCCAGCCAGTGTGCAAATGCAGAGATCGCTGCGAGAAGGAGCCCAGTTTTACCTGCGCCTCCGATGGCCTCACCTACTATAACCGCTGCTACATGGACGCTGAAGCCTGCTCCAAGGGCATCACACTGGCTGTCGTCACCTGCCGCTATCACTTCACCTGGCCCAACACCAGCCCCTCGCCACCAGAGACCACTGTGCATCCCACCACGGCCTCCCCGGAGACCCCTGGGCTGGACGCCACGGCCCCAGCTCTGCTCAACCACCCTGCACACCAGTCAGTCACCGTGGGTGAGACAGTGAGCTTTCTTTGTGATGTGGTGGGCCGGCCGCGGCCCGAGATCACCTGGGAGAAGCAGCTGGAGGACCGGGAGAATGTGGTTATGAGACCCAACCATGTACGCGGCAATGTGGTGGTCACCAACATTGCCCAGCTGGTCATCTACAACGCCCAGCCCCAGGACGCTGGCATCTACACCTGCACGGCCCGCAACGCTGCTGGCGTCCTGCGTGCTGACTTCCCACTGTCGGTGGTCAGTGGGGGTCAGGCTTCAGCCACCGCAGAGAGTAGCCCCAATGGCACGGCCTTCCCCACAGCTGAGTGCCTGAAGCCCCCTGACAGTGATGATTGTGGTGAGGAGCAGACCCGCTGGTACTTTGACGCCCAAGCCAACAACTGCCTGACCTTCACCTTCGGCCATTGCCACCGCAACCGCAACCACTTTGAGACCTATGAGGCCTGCATGCTGGCCTGCATGAGTGGGTCGCTGGCCGTGTGCAGCCTGCCTGCCTTGCAGGGGCCCTGCAAGGCCTATGAGCCCCGCTGGGCCTACAACAGCCAGACGGGCCAGTGCCAGTCCTTTGTCTACGGTGGCTGCGAGGGCAATGGCAACAACTTTGAGAGCCGTGAGGACTGCGAGGAGTCCTGCCCCTTCCCTCGGGGGAACCAGCGCTGCCGGGCCTGCAAGCCAAGGCAGAAGCTCGTCACCAGCTTCTGTCGGAGTGACTTTGTTATCTTGGGCCGAATCTCTGAGCTGACCGAGGAGCCCGATTCAGGCCGTGCCCTGGTGACTGTGGACGAGGTTCTAAAGGATGAGAAGATGGGCCTCAAGTTCCTGGGCAGGGAGCCGCTGGAGGTCACTCTGCTCCACatggactggacctgcccttgccCCAATGTGACAGTGGGCGAGATGCCACTCATCATCATGGGCGAGGTGGACGGCGGCATGGCCATGCTGCGGCCCGACAGCTTTGTGGGAGCCTCGAGCACCCGGCGGGCTCGGAAGCTGCGTGAGGTCATGCACAAGAAAACCTGCGATGTCCTCAAGGACTTCCCAGGCTTGCAGTGa
- the WFIKKN2 gene encoding WAP, Kazal, immunoglobulin, Kunitz and NTR domain-containing protein 2 isoform X2: protein MDVKGKKGPVGMPKEATCDHFMCLQQGSECDIWDGQPVCKCRDRCEKEPSFTCASDGLTYYNRCYMDAEACSKGITLAVVTCRYHFTWPNTSPSPPETTVHPTTASPETPGLDATAPALLNHPAHQSVTVGETVSFLCDVVGRPRPEITWEKQLEDRENVVMRPNHVRGNVVVTNIAQLVIYNAQPQDAGIYTCTARNAAGVLRADFPLSVVSGGQASATAESSPNGTAFPTAECLKPPDSDDCGEEQTRWYFDAQANNCLTFTFGHCHRNRNHFETYEACMLACMSGSLAVCSLPALQGPCKAYEPRWAYNSQTGQCQSFVYGGCEGNGNNFESREDCEESCPFPRGNQRCRACKPRQKLVTSFCRSDFVILGRISELTEEPDSGRALVTVDEVLKDEKMGLKFLGREPLEVTLLHMDWTCPCPNVTVGEMPLIIMGEVDGGMAMLRPDSFVGASSTRRARKLREVMHKKTCDVLKDFPGLQ, encoded by the coding sequence ATGGATGTGAAGGGGAAGAAGGGCCCTGTGGGCATGCCCAAGGAGGCCACATGCGACCATTTCATGTGTCTGCAGCAGGGCTCTGAATGTGACATCTGGGATGGCCAGCCAGTGTGCAAATGCAGAGATCGCTGCGAGAAGGAGCCCAGTTTTACCTGCGCCTCCGATGGCCTCACCTACTATAACCGCTGCTACATGGACGCTGAAGCCTGCTCCAAGGGCATCACACTGGCTGTCGTCACCTGCCGCTATCACTTCACCTGGCCCAACACCAGCCCCTCGCCACCAGAGACCACTGTGCATCCCACCACGGCCTCCCCGGAGACCCCTGGGCTGGACGCCACGGCCCCAGCTCTGCTCAACCACCCTGCACACCAGTCAGTCACCGTGGGTGAGACAGTGAGCTTTCTTTGTGATGTGGTGGGCCGGCCGCGGCCCGAGATCACCTGGGAGAAGCAGCTGGAGGACCGGGAGAATGTGGTTATGAGACCCAACCATGTACGCGGCAATGTGGTGGTCACCAACATTGCCCAGCTGGTCATCTACAACGCCCAGCCCCAGGACGCTGGCATCTACACCTGCACGGCCCGCAACGCTGCTGGCGTCCTGCGTGCTGACTTCCCACTGTCGGTGGTCAGTGGGGGTCAGGCTTCAGCCACCGCAGAGAGTAGCCCCAATGGCACGGCCTTCCCCACAGCTGAGTGCCTGAAGCCCCCTGACAGTGATGATTGTGGTGAGGAGCAGACCCGCTGGTACTTTGACGCCCAAGCCAACAACTGCCTGACCTTCACCTTCGGCCATTGCCACCGCAACCGCAACCACTTTGAGACCTATGAGGCCTGCATGCTGGCCTGCATGAGTGGGTCGCTGGCCGTGTGCAGCCTGCCTGCCTTGCAGGGGCCCTGCAAGGCCTATGAGCCCCGCTGGGCCTACAACAGCCAGACGGGCCAGTGCCAGTCCTTTGTCTACGGTGGCTGCGAGGGCAATGGCAACAACTTTGAGAGCCGTGAGGACTGCGAGGAGTCCTGCCCCTTCCCTCGGGGGAACCAGCGCTGCCGGGCCTGCAAGCCAAGGCAGAAGCTCGTCACCAGCTTCTGTCGGAGTGACTTTGTTATCTTGGGCCGAATCTCTGAGCTGACCGAGGAGCCCGATTCAGGCCGTGCCCTGGTGACTGTGGACGAGGTTCTAAAGGATGAGAAGATGGGCCTCAAGTTCCTGGGCAGGGAGCCGCTGGAGGTCACTCTGCTCCACatggactggacctgcccttgccCCAATGTGACAGTGGGCGAGATGCCACTCATCATCATGGGCGAGGTGGACGGCGGCATGGCCATGCTGCGGCCCGACAGCTTTGTGGGAGCCTCGAGCACCCGGCGGGCTCGGAAGCTGCGTGAGGTCATGCACAAGAAAACCTGCGATGTCCTCAAGGACTTCCCAGGCTTGCAGTGa
- the TOB1 gene encoding protein Tob1, whose protein sequence is MQLEIQVALNFIISYLYNKLPRRRVNIFGEELERLLKKKYEGHWYPEKPYKGSGFRCIHIGEKVDPVIEQASKESGLDIDDVRGNLPQDLSVWIDPFEVSYQIGEKGPVKVLYVDDNNENGCELDKEIKNSFNPEAQVFMPISDPASSVSSSPSPPFGHSAAVSPTFMPRSTQPLTFTTATFAATKFGSTKMKNSGRSNKVARTSPINLGLNVNDLLKQKAISSSMHSLYGLGLGNQQPPQQQQQPSQPPPQQQQQQKTSALSPNAKEFIFPNMQGQGSSTNGMFPGDSPLNLSPLQYSNAFDVFAAYGGLNEKSFVDGLNFSLNNMQYSNQQFQPVMAN, encoded by the coding sequence ATGCAGCTTGAAATCCAAGTAGcactaaattttattatttcatatctGTATAATAAGCTTCCCAGAAGACGTGTCAACATTTTTGGTGAAGAGCTTGAAAGACTTCTTAAGAAGAAATATGAAGGGCACTGGTATCCTGAAAAGCCATACAAAGGATCAGGGTTTAGATGTATACACATAGGGGAGAAAGTGGACCCAGTGATTGAACAAGCATCCAAAGAGAGTGGTTTGGACATTGATGATGTACGTGGCAATCTGCCACAGGATCTTAGTGTTTGGATCGACCCGTTTGAGGTTTCCTACCAAATTGGTGAAAAGGGACCAGTGAAGGTGCTTTATGTGgatgataataatgaaaatggaTGCGAGCTGGATAAGGAGATCAAAAACAGCTTTAACCCAGAGGCCCAGGTTTTTATGCCCATAAGTGACCCAGCCTCATCAGTGTCCAGCTCTCCATCGCCTCCCTTTGGTCACTCTGCTGCTGTAAGCCCTACCTTCATGCCCCGGTCCACTCAGCCTTTAACCTTTACTACTGCCACTTTCGCTGCCACCAAGTTTGGCTCTACCAAAATGAAGAATAGTGGCCGCAGCAACAAGGTTGCACGTACTTCTCCTATTAACCTCGGCTTGAATGTGAATGACCTCTTGAAGCAGAAAGCCATCTCCTCCTCAATGCACTCTCTGTACGGGCTTGGCCTGGGTAACCAGCAGCCGccgcagcaacagcagcagccatCCCAGCCGCCaccacagcagcagcaacagcagaaaaCCTCTGCTCTTTCTCCTAATGCCAAGGagtttatttttcctaatatGCAGGGTCAAGGTAGTAGTACCAATGGAATGTTCCCAGGTGACAGCCCCCTTAACCTCAGTCCTCTCCAGTACAGTAATGCCTTTGATGTATTTGCGGCCTATGGAGGCCTCAACGAGAAGTCTTTTGTAGATGGCTTGAATTTTAGCTTAAATAACATGCAGTATTCTAACCAGCAATTCCAGCCTGTTATGGctaactaa